A section of the Rhizobium sp. BG4 genome encodes:
- a CDS encoding alpha/beta hydrolase — protein sequence MSTIKIALSAATILAATTLGAAADPVLEPATQKFIDALAGSKPIYTLSPADARNVLAGAQKGDVKKLAAQEENLTIKAGPTGEIKLRIVRPAHAKGPLPVVMYFHGGGWVLGDADTHDRLVREIANGADAAVVFVDYERSPEARYPTAIEQAYAATKYVAEHAKQFKVDASRLAVAGDSVGGNMTAAVTLMAKERGGPAIDQQVMFYPVTDANFETGSYNQFANGPWLTKDAMKWFWNAYLPDEAKRKEPTASPLQASLEQLNGLPPALIITDENDVLRDEGEAYGRKLSQAGVRVTSVRFNGTIHDFVLLNAISETPAVRGAIKLASDTLRAALHQ from the coding sequence ATGTCGACCATCAAGATCGCACTTTCCGCAGCAACCATCCTGGCAGCCACGACGCTCGGCGCCGCTGCCGACCCGGTTCTGGAACCGGCGACACAGAAGTTCATCGATGCGCTGGCTGGCTCCAAGCCGATCTATACGCTCTCGCCCGCCGATGCCCGCAACGTGCTGGCCGGCGCCCAGAAGGGCGACGTCAAGAAACTCGCCGCGCAGGAAGAAAACCTGACGATCAAGGCTGGTCCCACCGGCGAGATCAAGCTGCGTATCGTGCGTCCTGCTCATGCCAAGGGCCCGCTGCCTGTCGTGATGTATTTCCACGGTGGCGGATGGGTACTCGGCGACGCGGATACGCATGACCGGCTGGTCCGCGAGATCGCCAATGGCGCCGATGCCGCTGTTGTTTTCGTCGATTACGAGCGGTCGCCCGAGGCCCGCTATCCCACCGCCATCGAACAGGCCTATGCGGCAACCAAATATGTCGCCGAGCATGCCAAGCAGTTCAAGGTTGATGCCAGCCGCCTGGCAGTCGCAGGTGACAGCGTTGGCGGCAACATGACGGCTGCGGTGACGCTGATGGCCAAGGAACGCGGTGGTCCCGCCATCGATCAGCAGGTGATGTTCTACCCGGTCACCGACGCGAATTTTGAGACCGGCTCCTACAACCAGTTCGCCAATGGTCCGTGGCTCACCAAGGATGCGATGAAGTGGTTCTGGAACGCCTATCTGCCTGATGAAGCCAAGCGCAAGGAGCCGACCGCTTCGCCGCTACAGGCTTCGCTCGAGCAGCTGAACGGCCTGCCGCCGGCCCTGATCATCACCGATGAGAACGACGTGCTGCGCGACGAGGGCGAGGCCTATGGCCGCAAGCTCAGCCAGGCAGGCGTCAGGGTCACGTCGGTCCGCTTCAACGGCACCATCCATGACTTCGTATTGCTGAACGCCATCAGCGAAACACCCGCCGTGCGCGGTGCGATCAAGCTTGCCAGCGATACGCTGCGGGCAGCGCTGCATCAGTAA
- the der gene encoding ribosome biogenesis GTPase Der, with product MSFTVAIVGRPNVGKSTLFNRLVGKKLALVDDTPGVTRDRRPGDARLMGLNFTIIDTAGLEEADEESLQGRMRAQTEAAIDEADLSLFVVDAKTGLTPVDKDLAEMLRRRGKPVVLVANKSEARGSDGGFYDAFTLGLGEPTPISAEHGQGMLDLRDAIVEAIGKDRAYPPKEDVAETNVDVRHELEEDEDYEPEYDDTKPLRVAIVGRPNAGKSTLINRFLGEDRLLTGPEAGITRDSISVEWDWRGRTIKMFDTAGMRRKAKVIEKLEKLSVADTLRAIRFAELVVIVFDATIPFEKQDLHIVDLVLREGRAAVLAFNKWDMIEDQQAVLADLREKTDRLLPQARGIRAVPISGQTGRGLDKLMQSIIDTDKVWNKRISTAKLNRWLEQQQVQHPPPAVSGRRLKLKYMTQVKARPPAFMISCTRSDALPESYTRYLINSLRVDFDMPSVPIRIHYREKENPFEGKKRRT from the coding sequence ATGAGTTTTACGGTCGCCATCGTCGGTCGCCCGAATGTCGGCAAGTCGACGCTTTTCAACCGCCTGGTTGGGAAGAAGCTGGCGCTTGTCGATGACACGCCAGGCGTTACCCGCGACCGCCGTCCCGGCGACGCGCGGCTGATGGGCCTGAATTTCACGATCATCGATACCGCCGGCCTCGAAGAGGCCGACGAGGAGAGCCTGCAGGGCCGCATGCGCGCGCAGACGGAAGCAGCGATCGACGAGGCAGATCTTTCGCTCTTCGTCGTCGATGCCAAAACCGGCCTAACGCCCGTCGACAAGGACCTGGCGGAGATGCTGCGCCGTCGCGGCAAACCGGTCGTGCTCGTCGCCAACAAGTCCGAAGCGCGCGGTTCCGATGGCGGCTTCTATGATGCCTTCACGCTCGGCCTCGGCGAACCGACGCCGATCTCGGCCGAACACGGGCAGGGAATGCTCGATCTGCGCGACGCCATCGTCGAAGCGATCGGCAAGGACCGCGCCTATCCGCCGAAGGAAGACGTGGCCGAAACCAATGTCGACGTCCGCCACGAGCTGGAAGAGGACGAAGACTACGAGCCGGAATACGACGATACCAAGCCGCTGCGCGTGGCGATCGTCGGCCGTCCGAATGCCGGCAAGTCGACCCTGATCAACCGCTTCCTCGGCGAGGACCGTCTTCTGACCGGGCCGGAAGCGGGCATCACCCGCGATTCCATCTCGGTCGAGTGGGACTGGCGCGGCCGCACCATCAAGATGTTCGATACGGCGGGCATGCGTCGCAAGGCGAAGGTCATCGAGAAGCTGGAGAAGCTTTCGGTTGCCGATACGCTGCGCGCCATTCGCTTTGCCGAACTTGTCGTCATCGTCTTCGATGCGACGATCCCGTTCGAGAAGCAAGACCTGCACATCGTCGATCTGGTGCTGCGCGAGGGACGCGCCGCCGTTCTCGCCTTCAACAAGTGGGACATGATCGAGGATCAGCAGGCGGTACTTGCCGACCTGCGCGAAAAGACCGACCGGCTGCTGCCGCAGGCCCGCGGCATCCGCGCCGTGCCGATTTCCGGCCAGACCGGCCGCGGTCTCGACAAGCTGATGCAATCGATCATCGACACCGACAAGGTGTGGAACAAGCGCATCTCGACCGCCAAGCTCAACCGCTGGCTCGAGCAGCAGCAGGTCCAGCATCCGCCGCCCGCCGTCTCCGGCCGCCGCCTGAAGCTCAAGTATATGACGCAGGTCAAGGCCCGCCCGCCGGCCTTCATGATCTCCTGCACGCGCTCCGACGCGCTGCCGGAATCCTACACGCGCTACCTGATCAACAGCCTGCGCGTCGACTTCGACATGCCGAGCGTGCCGATCCGCATTCACTACCGCGAGAAGGAAAACCCCTTCGAGGGGAAGAAGCGGCGGACTTAG
- a CDS encoding MarR family transcriptional regulator, with protein MSDDLKLENFICFAMYTANHAMNRVYKPLLDELGLTYPQYLVMVALWEEDGQTVGGIGDKLFLESSTLTPLLKRLEAAGLIRRERSKEDERVVVIRLSDEGKALKTKAATVPNCIVDATGSEFDQLKRLRAEIIALRDALNKSAA; from the coding sequence ATGAGTGACGACCTGAAACTCGAAAATTTCATCTGCTTTGCCATGTACACGGCAAACCACGCGATGAACCGCGTCTATAAGCCCCTGCTCGACGAGCTCGGCCTCACCTATCCGCAATATCTGGTCATGGTGGCGCTATGGGAAGAAGACGGCCAGACCGTCGGCGGTATTGGCGACAAGCTGTTTCTGGAATCGAGCACGCTGACGCCGCTGTTGAAGCGCCTGGAAGCGGCCGGCCTCATTCGCCGCGAGCGCAGCAAGGAAGACGAACGCGTCGTCGTCATCAGGCTCAGCGATGAGGGCAAGGCCTTGAAAACCAAGGCGGCAACGGTGCCGAACTGCATCGTCGATGCGACCGGCAGCGAATTCGATCAGCTGAAACGGCTACGGGCCGAGATCATTGCGCTCAGGGATGCACTGAACAAGAGTGCGGCTTAG
- a CDS encoding glycosyltransferase family 1 protein yields the protein MLQHPSKSLTGESWANAAPGAVPERLVIVTDAWHPQVNGVVRSIENTNRELARMGVDVSMVTPERFNSIPCPTYPEIRLSITSYRRVAREIEKHKPSYVHIATEGPLGLTARRWCLKNRMPFSTSYHTRFPEYVSARLPVPKSWLYAFVKWFHNSGAGCMVATPSLARELSEKGIRNLMPWSRGIDASQFHPAELEEKPFGLRRPVFMTVGRVALEKNLPAFLDLDLPGSKVVVGDGPARAELSKRYPDVLFTGLKFGTELANIYAQADVFVFPSLTDTFGNTILEALASGVPVAAYPVTGPLDIIGDEGEVGVLDEDLRAACLAALSASRDKARELALTYSWEAATQQFINNIRAANGVIAPKWKRAWQYAKTLPRRKAGDAAGPMKSGA from the coding sequence ATGCTTCAACATCCTTCGAAGAGCCTGACTGGCGAGAGCTGGGCGAATGCCGCCCCGGGCGCGGTGCCTGAGCGGCTTGTCATCGTCACCGATGCCTGGCATCCGCAGGTCAATGGCGTCGTGCGCTCGATCGAGAACACCAATCGCGAGCTCGCCCGGATGGGCGTCGACGTGTCGATGGTGACGCCGGAGCGGTTCAACAGCATTCCGTGCCCGACCTATCCCGAGATTCGCTTGTCGATCACCAGCTACCGCCGCGTCGCCCGCGAGATCGAAAAACACAAGCCGTCCTATGTCCACATCGCCACTGAAGGCCCGCTCGGGCTGACCGCCCGGCGCTGGTGCCTGAAGAACCGCATGCCCTTCTCCACCAGCTATCACACCCGCTTCCCGGAATATGTCTCGGCCCGCCTGCCGGTGCCGAAAAGCTGGCTTTATGCTTTCGTGAAGTGGTTCCACAATTCCGGCGCCGGCTGCATGGTGGCGACGCCCAGCCTGGCACGCGAACTCTCGGAAAAAGGCATCCGTAACCTGATGCCCTGGAGCCGCGGCATCGACGCCTCGCAGTTTCATCCGGCCGAACTCGAGGAAAAGCCTTTCGGCCTGCGGCGCCCCGTCTTTATGACCGTCGGCCGCGTCGCGCTCGAAAAGAACCTCCCGGCCTTCCTCGATCTCGATCTCCCCGGCTCCAAGGTCGTCGTCGGCGATGGCCCTGCGCGCGCCGAGCTTTCCAAGCGCTATCCCGACGTGCTTTTCACCGGTTTGAAATTCGGCACGGAACTGGCCAATATCTACGCCCAGGCCGACGTCTTCGTCTTCCCGTCGCTGACCGACACCTTCGGCAACACGATCCTCGAGGCGCTGGCATCCGGCGTCCCCGTCGCCGCCTACCCGGTCACCGGCCCGCTCGACATTATCGGAGACGAAGGCGAAGTCGGCGTATTGGACGAGGACCTGCGCGCCGCGTGCCTTGCGGCCCTTTCCGCCTCGCGTGACAAGGCCCGCGAACTGGCGCTCACCTATTCCTGGGAAGCGGCGACACAGCAGTTCATCAACAACATCCGCGCCGCCAACGGCGTCATCGCCCCGAAATGGAAGCGCGCCTGGCAATATGCCAAGACGCTGCCACGCAGAAAGGCCGGCGATGCCGCCGGCCCGATGAAATCTGGCGCCTGA
- a CDS encoding sugar kinase, with protein MSGRFLSIGECMVELSQAGDGLLRKGFAGDTLNTAWYARACMPSSWTVDYFTALGDDAMSDEMAAFFDSHGIGTSYIRRIKGKAPGLYMINLRNGERSFSYWRDSSAAKQLAADPDYLREAVEASDVVYFSGITLAILPREDVDTLLAETRRAKAAGKFVVFDPNIRPRLWSSYDVMHTVISEGARSSTLVMPSFDDEASHFGDDSIEATIQRYRALGAPNIVVKNGADGATLDFEGNRSLVPAEKVETVVDTTSAGDSFNGSFLAKYLETKDAEQSARFAAKVAARVVSEHGALVPKDKLGL; from the coding sequence TTGAGCGGACGCTTTCTTTCGATCGGTGAATGCATGGTGGAGCTGTCGCAGGCCGGTGACGGCCTGCTGAGAAAGGGCTTTGCCGGCGATACGCTGAACACCGCCTGGTATGCCCGCGCCTGCATGCCCTCCTCCTGGACCGTCGATTATTTCACCGCACTCGGCGATGACGCCATGTCCGACGAGATGGCCGCCTTCTTCGACAGCCACGGCATCGGCACCTCCTATATCCGCCGCATCAAGGGCAAGGCGCCCGGCCTTTACATGATCAACCTCAGGAACGGCGAGCGCTCCTTCAGCTACTGGCGCGACAGCTCCGCCGCCAAGCAGCTCGCCGCCGATCCCGATTATCTGCGAGAGGCGGTCGAAGCCTCCGATGTCGTCTATTTCTCCGGCATCACGCTTGCCATCCTGCCGCGCGAGGACGTCGACACCCTGCTCGCCGAAACCCGCCGTGCCAAGGCCGCCGGAAAGTTCGTGGTCTTCGACCCGAACATCCGCCCGCGCCTCTGGTCGAGCTATGACGTGATGCATACCGTCATCAGCGAGGGCGCCCGCTCCTCGACGCTGGTGATGCCGAGCTTCGACGACGAGGCCTCGCATTTCGGCGACGATTCGATCGAGGCGACGATCCAGCGCTACCGCGCCCTCGGCGCTCCCAACATCGTCGTCAAGAACGGCGCCGACGGCGCGACGCTCGATTTCGAAGGCAATCGCTCGCTCGTGCCCGCCGAAAAGGTCGAGACCGTCGTCGACACGACCAGCGCCGGCGACAGCTTCAACGGCTCCTTCCTGGCCAAGTACCTGGAAACCAAAGACGCCGAACAAAGCGCCCGCTTCGCCGCCAAAGTCGCCGCCCGCGTCGTCAGCGAGCACGGCGCGCTGGTGCCGAAGGACAAGCTCGGGCTCTGA